A single region of the Hyphomicrobiales bacterium genome encodes:
- the sdhC gene encoding Succinate dehydrogenase cytochrome b556 subunit, whose amino-acid sequence MAEAKAPTSQPAHSRPLSPHLQVWRWTWTMAMSVVHRVTGGALYVGTLLLVIWLVALASGPRAFEWVQWFMGSWLGYLILFGYTWALLHHMMGGLRHFMWDFGRGFEPKERLMLAQGSLIASAALTLLVWAVGLSLS is encoded by the coding sequence ATGGCCGAGGCCAAAGCGCCCACGTCCCAGCCGGCTCACAGCCGGCCTCTTTCTCCCCATCTGCAAGTCTGGCGTTGGACCTGGACGATGGCGATGTCGGTCGTTCACCGTGTCACCGGTGGCGCGCTCTATGTCGGCACCCTGCTCCTAGTCATCTGGCTTGTCGCGCTGGCCAGCGGTCCTCGCGCCTTCGAGTGGGTGCAGTGGTTCATGGGGTCCTGGCTCGGCTACCTCATCCTGTTCGGCTACACTTGGGCGCTGCTGCACCACATGATGGGCGGCCTCCGCCATTTCATGTGGGATTTCGGCCGCGGCTTCGAGCCGAAAGAGCGGCTCATGCTGGCTCAGGGCAGCCTCATCGCATCGGCCGCGCTCACGCTTCTCGTGTGGGCCGTCGGCCTGAGCCTGAGCTGA
- a CDS encoding hypothetical protein (Evidence 5 : Unknown function), producing MNDRHRHRPGPTPDLQMGRKRPAVSRLGRGRFGLGHGRVSGDLSEQVGSLELVEVVPVGTQYGR from the coding sequence GTGAACGACCGACATCGCCATCGTCCAGGTCCAACGCCAGACTTGCAGATGGGGAGAAAGAGGCCGGCTGTGAGCCGGCTGGGACGTGGGCGCTTTGGCCTCGGCCATGGGCGGGTCTCCGGAGACCTCTCGGAACAGGTGGGTAGTCTAGAGTTAGTCGAAGTTGTTCCGGTTGGTACTCAATATGGGCGGTAA
- a CDS encoding Isochorismatase family protein yields the protein MAMTTPVRLPQDTALLVLSAGTAAPSLREEPLAALIAAWCSANMPRAILTPAHDPVRETDADIPVMTHGAAGIFSGTELDPRLTAAGITTIVLATASDTVPLIQGGTEAASLGYRVIIMGDENAASDAFVSVAGAKIASSAAIAAGVALSAGRKRPWPTLPANTL from the coding sequence ATGGCCATGACGACGCCAGTGCGCCTGCCGCAGGACACCGCCCTTCTCGTTCTCAGCGCGGGGACCGCCGCGCCGTCACTCCGCGAGGAACCGCTGGCCGCCCTGATCGCCGCCTGGTGTAGCGCGAACATGCCGCGCGCCATCCTGACGCCGGCGCATGATCCCGTTCGGGAGACAGACGCGGACATCCCCGTGATGACCCATGGCGCGGCCGGCATCTTCTCCGGCACCGAACTCGATCCGCGCCTGACGGCGGCCGGCATCACGACCATCGTCCTGGCAACCGCAAGCGATACCGTTCCTCTCATCCAAGGCGGCACTGAAGCCGCGAGCCTTGGTTATCGCGTCATCATCATGGGCGACGAGAACGCCGCATCCGATGCGTTCGTGTCTGTTGCAGGTGCGAAAATCGCATCTTCCGCCGCAATCGCCGCCGGCGTCGCGCTCTCGGCCGGCCGGAAAAGGCCCTGGCCGACGCTCCCGGCCAACACGCTCTAA
- the folD gene encoding Methylenetetrahydrofolate dehydrogenase / Methenyltetrahydrofolate cyclohydrolase, producing the protein MSATIIDGKAFAAGLRERLTGAVAAFRASVGQVPGLAVVLVGEDPASQVYVRSKAKQTVEIGMRSIEHKLPASVSQQDLEALVRRLNADDAVDGILVQLPLPAGLDATPVIAAIDPLKDVDGLTDASAGRLASGRVGLVPCTPLGSMMLINSVAPDISGAEAVVVGRSNLVGKPIAQLLLQQNATVTIAHSRTRDLAAVCRRADILVAAVGRPDMLGADHVKDGAIVIDVGINRVPAPELGEGKTRLIGDVAFEAARAKARAITPVPGGVGPMTIACLLRNTLTAARLRRGLEDTVV; encoded by the coding sequence GTGAGCGCGACAATTATCGACGGCAAAGCTTTCGCAGCCGGCTTGCGCGAACGTCTGACAGGAGCTGTCGCCGCCTTCCGGGCATCCGTTGGCCAGGTTCCCGGCCTCGCGGTCGTCTTGGTGGGCGAGGATCCGGCGAGTCAGGTCTACGTCAGGTCGAAGGCGAAGCAGACGGTCGAAATCGGCATGCGCTCCATCGAGCACAAGCTGCCGGCGAGCGTGAGCCAGCAGGATCTGGAAGCGCTGGTGCGACGTCTCAACGCCGACGACGCCGTCGATGGCATCCTCGTCCAGTTGCCCCTTCCCGCTGGCCTCGACGCAACGCCGGTCATCGCCGCGATCGATCCGCTCAAGGACGTGGACGGCCTCACCGACGCCAGCGCGGGGCGCCTCGCGAGCGGCCGCGTCGGCCTCGTACCCTGCACGCCGCTCGGCTCGATGATGCTCATCAACTCCGTCGCGCCTGATATCTCCGGGGCCGAGGCCGTCGTCGTCGGCCGCTCCAATCTCGTCGGCAAGCCGATCGCCCAGTTGCTTCTGCAACAGAACGCAACCGTGACGATCGCCCATTCGCGGACCCGCGACCTCGCGGCGGTGTGCCGCCGCGCCGATATCCTCGTCGCCGCCGTCGGCCGGCCCGATATGCTCGGTGCCGACCATGTGAAGGACGGTGCCATTGTCATAGACGTCGGCATCAACCGCGTCCCCGCACCCGAGCTCGGCGAGGGCAAGACGCGCCTCATCGGCGATGTCGCCTTCGAGGCGGCGCGGGCCAAGGCGCGGGCGATCACCCCCGTCCCCGGCGGTGTCGGCCCCATGACCATTGCCTGCCTGTTGAGGAATACGCTGACCGCCGCGCGGCTGCGCCGCGGCCTCGAAGACACCGTCGTGTAA
- a CDS encoding conserved hypothetical protein (Evidence 4 : Unknown function but conserved in other organisms): MPTASSCEVYPWRADQTGTLIVSVRLTPRGGRDALDGIAVLSDGRAVLKARVRVAAEDGAANAALLAMLAKAAGLPASAASLKSGHRMRLKTIALAGNATEIAERLTAMLGMISQSSDRGAGQ, translated from the coding sequence ATGCCTACAGCATCCTCTTGTGAGGTCTATCCTTGGCGTGCCGATCAGACTGGCACCCTCATCGTCAGCGTGCGCCTGACGCCGCGAGGGGGACGTGATGCTCTCGACGGTATCGCCGTGCTGTCGGATGGGCGCGCCGTCCTCAAGGCCCGCGTCCGGGTAGCCGCGGAAGATGGCGCGGCGAACGCCGCGCTTTTGGCGATGCTGGCGAAGGCGGCCGGGCTGCCGGCCTCCGCGGCCAGCTTGAAGAGCGGCCATCGTATGCGTCTCAAGACGATTGCGCTGGCCGGCAACGCAACAGAGATAGCCGAGCGCCTCACCGCAATGCTCGGCATGATATCGCAGAGCAGTGATCGAGGAGCAGGCCAGTGA
- a CDS encoding YggT family protein, whose amino-acid sequence MISFINLLLTVIDIYSYLVIASAIMSWLVAFNVMNPRNDIVRAIGNFLYQITEPALRPIRNILPNLGGVDISPVILLLLLWFISSLIREYAYSILL is encoded by the coding sequence ATGATCTCTTTCATCAATCTCCTTCTTACCGTCATCGATATCTACTCGTATCTCGTCATCGCCTCGGCGATCATGAGCTGGCTGGTGGCTTTCAATGTGATGAACCCCCGCAATGACATCGTGCGGGCCATTGGCAATTTTCTGTACCAGATCACGGAACCCGCGTTGCGGCCGATCCGCAACATTCTTCCCAATCTCGGCGGCGTCGATATCTCGCCGGTGATTCTGCTGCTGTTGCTGTGGTTCATCTCCAGCCTGATCAGGGAATATGCCTACAGCATCCTCTTGTGA
- a CDS encoding Adenosine deaminase has protein sequence MRRIFWIILLLAAIGLLARVLVVTRNTSEIATAAYFETSREDHSRMRALLRRMPKGGDLHTHLSGAVYAERYVSWAIRDGLCLRRSDMTLMAPPAGASQDQPCGADPSAIPVADAVSGRNGQTNYDLLINALSMRWFLPSPEVPSGHDQFFGTFGKFNAATGGDHWDKTAQSIAEMTVDQLRQYDAEAVQYVEFMATFFEGEQRQRMAQAIAQEAEPAAMLEALERHGLAELVTARAEQLSDMIARIERLRDCGSDKQNPGCGVTFRFIAQINRNSAPIEVFAQTALATALVRKAPHIVVGINYVGPEDYRISLRDYRTHMRWIRYLARDDVPVALHAGELWMGLVPPPDLDFHIRDAVETAGARRIGHGTAVVFERDMDSLLAEMRRRGVTIEIALTSSDVILGVRGKEHPISIYLASGVPVVLATDDAGVSRIDLGNEYYRAARDHGLGYRQLKAIARNAIAHSFLTGADKQRELDRLDRSFAAFERMVSSEQPALARLKTLVLALFSPGP, from the coding sequence TTGCGCCGTATTTTCTGGATCATTCTCCTACTCGCGGCGATAGGGCTTCTTGCCCGCGTCCTTGTCGTCACGCGCAACACCTCCGAAATCGCGACCGCCGCCTATTTCGAAACATCGCGTGAGGACCACTCGCGCATGCGGGCCCTGCTGCGCCGCATGCCGAAAGGGGGCGATCTCCACACGCATCTGTCCGGCGCCGTTTACGCGGAACGCTACGTCTCATGGGCGATACGCGACGGGCTTTGCCTGAGGCGCTCCGACATGACGCTGATGGCGCCACCTGCGGGCGCCTCTCAGGATCAGCCATGCGGTGCTGATCCATCTGCCATACCGGTTGCCGATGCTGTATCCGGGCGGAATGGCCAGACGAACTACGATCTCCTGATCAATGCACTGTCCATGCGCTGGTTCCTGCCATCACCCGAAGTCCCCTCAGGACACGACCAGTTCTTCGGCACGTTCGGCAAGTTCAACGCCGCAACCGGCGGAGACCACTGGGATAAGACCGCGCAAAGCATCGCCGAGATGACGGTGGACCAGCTCCGGCAATACGATGCCGAGGCAGTGCAATACGTCGAGTTCATGGCGACCTTCTTCGAAGGGGAACAGCGTCAGCGGATGGCGCAGGCAATCGCCCAGGAGGCCGAGCCTGCCGCGATGCTGGAGGCTCTCGAACGCCACGGACTTGCCGAATTGGTGACGGCGAGAGCAGAGCAACTTTCTGACATGATCGCCCGGATCGAGCGTCTGCGCGACTGCGGATCTGACAAACAGAATCCGGGTTGTGGCGTCACCTTCCGTTTCATCGCCCAGATCAATCGGAACAGCGCGCCCATAGAGGTCTTCGCGCAGACGGCGCTCGCCACGGCCCTGGTCCGCAAGGCTCCGCATATCGTGGTAGGCATCAACTATGTCGGCCCTGAAGATTACCGGATTTCGTTGCGAGACTATCGCACCCACATGCGCTGGATCCGCTATCTCGCCCGCGACGATGTGCCGGTCGCGTTGCATGCCGGCGAATTGTGGATGGGGCTCGTCCCACCGCCCGATCTCGATTTCCATATCCGCGATGCGGTCGAGACAGCAGGAGCCCGACGTATCGGGCACGGCACGGCGGTGGTCTTCGAGCGCGACATGGACAGCCTGCTCGCCGAGATGCGCCGCCGTGGCGTCACCATCGAAATCGCGCTGACATCCAGCGATGTCATCCTGGGCGTGCGTGGCAAGGAACACCCGATCTCGATCTATCTCGCCTCGGGCGTGCCCGTCGTCCTCGCAACGGACGACGCGGGCGTCTCCCGCATCGACCTTGGCAACGAATATTACCGCGCCGCCCGCGACCACGGCCTTGGCTATCGCCAGCTCAAGGCGATCGCCCGGAACGCGATCGCTCATTCGTTTCTGACAGGCGCGGATAAGCAAAGGGAACTCGACCGGCTCGACCGCTCATTCGCGGCCTTCGAGCGCATGGTGTCGTCGGAGCAACCCGCGCTTGCCCGGCTCAAGACGCTGGTGCTTGCGCTCTTTTCCCCGGGACCCTAA
- a CDS encoding conserved membrane hypothetical protein (Evidence 4 : Unknown function but conserved in other organisms), translating into MSMQSRPPFIRYLDKARGGRLSIGLLVAGCVVTVLICFIAQFFIVAFASLFFSLVDGEASGEEAFLTTADLLATPSGMFIMLASIGTIWIGVWLSLARLQKRPPSSVLGADGRITRDHFIRGALAALFASFIAEFAAYVVDPSLAPGDIGFGTWLVWLVPFVVILLVQTSAEEVLFRGYIMQILGARFASPWIWAGIPTLIFTLLHWDSEATGWMNAALLANIAAFALVTVIAVVITGDLGAAMGMHFGANLFAFLIVSHQGVSNSVALLQARPFEAPDWAASDAISFGAIGVASIVGTLWLLVDPRSPLRLR; encoded by the coding sequence GTGAGCATGCAGAGCCGGCCTCCCTTCATCCGTTACCTCGACAAAGCGCGCGGTGGTCGTCTCAGCATCGGGCTCCTTGTGGCCGGCTGTGTCGTCACGGTCCTGATCTGCTTTATCGCACAGTTCTTCATCGTGGCCTTTGCGAGCCTTTTCTTCAGCCTCGTGGACGGCGAGGCCAGCGGGGAGGAGGCTTTTCTGACGACCGCCGACCTCCTGGCGACCCCGAGCGGCATGTTCATCATGCTGGCTTCCATCGGCACCATCTGGATTGGCGTCTGGCTGTCGCTGGCGCGGCTGCAGAAGCGCCCGCCGTCGAGCGTGCTCGGCGCGGACGGGCGTATCACGCGGGATCATTTCATCCGCGGGGCCCTCGCCGCGCTCTTCGCAAGCTTCATCGCGGAATTCGCGGCCTACGTGGTCGATCCCTCACTCGCTCCCGGCGATATCGGCTTCGGCACCTGGCTCGTCTGGCTCGTCCCGTTCGTTGTCATTCTCCTGGTCCAGACCTCCGCTGAGGAGGTTCTGTTCCGGGGCTATATCATGCAGATCCTCGGAGCGCGCTTCGCTAGTCCGTGGATCTGGGCGGGCATCCCGACGCTCATCTTCACCCTGCTCCACTGGGATTCAGAGGCGACGGGCTGGATGAACGCGGCGCTCCTCGCGAATATCGCCGCTTTCGCCTTGGTGACGGTCATCGCGGTCGTCATCACCGGCGATCTCGGCGCCGCGATGGGCATGCATTTCGGCGCGAATCTGTTCGCCTTCCTTATCGTGTCGCATCAGGGGGTGAGCAATTCGGTGGCGCTGCTCCAGGCGCGGCCCTTCGAGGCGCCGGACTGGGCTGCAAGCGATGCCATATCCTTCGGCGCCATCGGCGTCGCATCGATTGTCGGAACATTGTGGCTGCTGGTCGATCCGCGCTCGCCGCTGCGCCTGCGGTGA
- the bioM gene encoding Biotin transport ATP-binding protein BioM — protein sequence MGDVAISVHPGFFRRPLRNGTAGMTDTPRLHRIRFDRVQLARGGRKLFDGLDLTLSERRVGLIGDNGSGKSSLLRLINGLILPDAGDVWFGGRDTRRHRRELPGEIGFVFQNPDHQIIFPTVGEEVAFAFGNRGVKGRAAEAEAARCLAEHGCPGWENRAVHELSGGERQRVAIISVLAAQPSLLLLDEPFASLDLPMRMAFRRLIRELPLQIVMASHDLELVADCDRVVWLEGGRIGDDGDPGRILPAYHEAAARRALAP from the coding sequence ATGGGGGACGTTGCCATTTCCGTTCATCCCGGCTTTTTTCGTCGACCGCTGAGGAATGGTACGGCTGGAATGACCGATACACCCCGTCTGCACAGGATCAGGTTTGATCGGGTTCAACTGGCGCGTGGTGGACGCAAGCTGTTCGATGGGCTTGATCTGACCCTCTCCGAGCGACGGGTCGGGCTGATCGGCGACAATGGCTCTGGCAAAAGCTCGCTTCTGCGGCTGATCAATGGCCTCATATTGCCGGACGCCGGCGACGTGTGGTTCGGCGGGCGCGACACGCGACGCCACCGGAGGGAGTTGCCAGGCGAGATCGGCTTCGTCTTCCAGAACCCGGACCATCAGATCATCTTTCCGACGGTGGGTGAGGAGGTCGCCTTCGCCTTCGGCAATCGCGGAGTGAAGGGGCGTGCGGCTGAAGCCGAGGCGGCCCGTTGCCTTGCCGAGCACGGCTGCCCCGGCTGGGAGAACCGGGCGGTGCATGAATTGTCAGGCGGCGAGCGCCAGCGCGTGGCGATCATCAGCGTGCTGGCGGCGCAGCCTTCGCTGCTGCTTCTGGACGAGCCCTTCGCCAGCCTCGACCTGCCGATGCGCATGGCGTTCCGGCGGCTGATCAGGGAGCTGCCGCTGCAGATCGTCATGGCCAGCCACGATCTCGAGCTGGTCGCGGATTGCGACCGCGTCGTCTGGCTGGAAGGGGGGCGGATCGGGGACGATGGCGATCCCGGTCGCATCCTGCCGGCCTATCATGAGGCGGCTGCGCGCCGTGCCCTGGCACCATGA
- a CDS encoding Transmembrane component BioN of energizing module of biotin ECF transporter: MISAYLARPTWLHRVPAGAKLMAVAAISIAVLPVSDWRLLLLGHCVVLGIYGTLGREALMHVTALKPLAPILVGIGLLQVWADSWEAAAVSVLRIVLMVLAADLVTMTTTLRALMAAVEPVLRPLRLFGLDPERLSLAVALVLRFVPVLLALWQAREEAWRARSSSRRPLRLVANFVAETLVMADHVSESLDARGFSSREAGKHKQRSAPAEPSADRDRE; the protein is encoded by the coding sequence ATGATCTCGGCCTATCTCGCGCGCCCCACCTGGCTGCACCGGGTGCCGGCCGGAGCAAAGCTCATGGCAGTCGCCGCGATCAGCATAGCCGTGCTGCCGGTGTCCGACTGGCGGTTGCTCTTGCTTGGTCATTGCGTCGTGCTGGGCATCTACGGGACGCTGGGGCGAGAAGCCCTCATGCATGTCACGGCGCTGAAGCCGCTTGCGCCAATCCTTGTCGGCATCGGTCTCCTGCAGGTCTGGGCGGACAGCTGGGAGGCGGCCGCCGTATCGGTATTGCGCATTGTCCTGATGGTCCTGGCCGCCGATCTCGTCACGATGACGACGACGCTGCGCGCGCTGATGGCAGCGGTGGAGCCGGTGTTGCGCCCCCTGCGCCTCTTCGGGCTCGATCCGGAACGGTTATCCCTGGCGGTTGCGCTTGTGTTGCGTTTCGTGCCGGTGCTGCTTGCCCTTTGGCAAGCCCGCGAGGAAGCTTGGCGCGCCCGGTCCAGCAGCCGGCGACCGCTGCGCCTCGTCGCGAACTTTGTGGCGGAAACGCTCGTGATGGCCGATCATGTGTCGGAATCGCTTGACGCGCGGGGCTTTTCATCGCGAGAAGCTGGGAAGCACAAACAGCGCTCGGCACCGGCAGAACCGTCGGCCGATCGCGACAGGGAGTAG
- the bioY gene encoding Biotin transporter BioY, which yields MDTRHLVRIALFAALLGVLGLFPAFNLPFVAGVPITMQTLGVMLAGVLLGARYGTAAICLFIAVVLLGAPLLAGGRGGIGVLAGPTAGFLIGWIPGVAVTGWAMARLSRLPVLWAAIVASIIGGIVVVYALGIAWLAFSAKLSLQQAALGSLLFVPGDLIKAVAAGCVAEATRRLQPSLFVREH from the coding sequence ATGGACACGCGTCATCTCGTACGCATCGCTCTCTTCGCGGCTCTTCTCGGCGTGCTCGGCCTGTTCCCGGCTTTCAATCTCCCCTTCGTGGCCGGCGTGCCGATCACCATGCAGACGCTCGGGGTGATGTTGGCGGGCGTGCTGCTCGGCGCGCGTTACGGCACCGCTGCCATCTGCCTCTTTATCGCGGTCGTGTTGCTGGGTGCGCCCCTTCTGGCGGGAGGGAGGGGCGGCATCGGCGTGCTCGCCGGGCCGACCGCCGGTTTCCTCATCGGCTGGATTCCGGGGGTTGCCGTCACCGGCTGGGCGATGGCGCGGCTTTCGCGCCTGCCTGTTCTCTGGGCCGCCATCGTCGCTTCCATCATCGGCGGCATCGTGGTCGTCTATGCGCTTGGTATCGCCTGGCTCGCCTTTTCGGCGAAGCTCAGCCTTCAGCAGGCGGCGCTCGGCAGCCTGCTGTTCGTGCCGGGCGATCTCATCAAGGCGGTCGCGGCAGGCTGCGTTGCGGAAGCAACGCGGCGGCTTCAGCCATCCCTTTTCGTTCGCGAGCACTGA
- a CDS encoding AsnC family transcriptional regulator, whose protein sequence is MQTFFVQIKCKLGRTYEVASEIADREIASEIYSIAGDYDILVKFHVDADVDIGHFVAEKVQTVPGIADTRTLITFKAF, encoded by the coding sequence ATGCAGACCTTCTTCGTACAGATAAAATGCAAGCTGGGTAGAACTTACGAGGTTGCCAGCGAGATCGCCGATCGCGAGATCGCCTCGGAAATCTATTCGATCGCCGGCGACTACGACATACTCGTGAAGTTTCATGTCGATGCGGATGTGGACATCGGTCATTTCGTTGCCGAGAAGGTGCAGACCGTGCCCGGTATCGCGGATACACGGACGCTCATTACGTTCAAGGCATTCTGA
- a CDS encoding conserved hypothetical protein (Evidence 4 : Unknown function but conserved in other organisms), whose product MGYAWPTSFSNIEEADGATSITHDPDQLNISFSWAFPVIHDVVNPVYAHILRNNPELSEQLSRIHGAAIMTLLADTGCDRQSIIACLYQTYDRLGLDRRQCIALHNIIVTELTTVIALRNRQSPRRRAELEAIIALRLGLIDEKSRWRTTSGATRRAA is encoded by the coding sequence ATGGGCTATGCGTGGCCAACATCATTTTCCAATATTGAAGAAGCCGATGGCGCTACAAGTATTACCCATGACCCTGACCAGCTGAATATCTCTTTTTCTTGGGCCTTTCCGGTCATTCATGACGTCGTCAATCCGGTCTATGCTCATATCCTCCGGAATAACCCGGAGCTATCCGAGCAATTGAGCCGGATTCACGGCGCGGCCATCATGACGCTCCTCGCTGATACCGGCTGCGACAGGCAATCGATCATCGCTTGTCTGTACCAGACCTATGATCGACTAGGCCTTGATCGCAGACAGTGCATCGCCTTGCACAACATCATCGTGACCGAACTGACGACGGTGATCGCTCTCCGCAATCGCCAGTCACCGCGCCGACGCGCGGAGCTGGAGGCCATCATCGCCTTGCGGCTCGGCCTGATCGATGAGAAATCGCGTTGGCGCACCACTTCCGGAGCGACACGCCGCGCTGCGTGA
- a CDS encoding hypothetical protein (Evidence 5 : Unknown function), with protein MKRSYGVVLSAYRGLVFAKDGGVRRPARLAGMMRHEFAAGVICLPPFGQILVCRWLHFQPH; from the coding sequence GTGAAACGTAGCTATGGAGTTGTCCTCAGCGCTTATCGTGGGCTAGTTTTTGCAAAGGATGGCGGAGTTCGGCGACCCGCCAGGCTTGCGGGGATGATGCGCCACGAATTTGCGGCCGGAGTGATTTGCCTCCCCCCGTTCGGTCAAATTCTGGTATGTCGGTGGTTGCATTTCCAGCCGCATTGA
- the pld gene encoding Pyridoxal 4-dehydrogenase, whose product MSVVAFPAALTGAAPMTSDTSQEKSKPDNPDGKKLDRERPGPAAAMTPGPIARRHLGGTDLDVPVLGFGTAPLGDLYQRLDEDAALATIAAAVEGGIRLFDSSPLYGSGLAEHRLGTGLRRLPRDQVIISTKVGRVMDPWRPSSAPVSSGAAKEVAAPGFAGGLPHRAQFDYSYDGTLRSLEQSLLRLGTDHVEIVLVHDIDIWTHGADAIEGRVAEVMQGAYPALRRLRDEGVVRAIGIGVNEADMCERFVRMADIDCVLLAGRYSLLEQPALESFLPLALERKVGVMLGGVFNSGILATGAVPGARYNYKPAPQPIMDRVAAIEATCKVHGVPLAKAAMQFALGHPAVATLILGGVAPGEVRANIAAFATPVPAALWADLKQKGLLQPEAPVPA is encoded by the coding sequence ATGTCGGTGGTTGCATTTCCAGCCGCATTGACCGGTGCCGCGCCCATGACGTCAGACACTTCGCAGGAAAAGTCCAAACCAGACAATCCCGACGGGAAAAAGCTTGATCGGGAGCGGCCCGGCCCAGCGGCTGCGATGACGCCGGGCCCTATCGCGAGGCGCCACCTCGGCGGGACGGATCTCGACGTCCCGGTTCTCGGCTTCGGCACGGCGCCGCTCGGGGATCTTTACCAGCGGCTTGACGAAGACGCGGCGCTGGCCACCATTGCCGCAGCGGTCGAGGGTGGCATCCGCCTGTTCGACAGTTCTCCTTTGTACGGAAGCGGCCTCGCCGAGCATCGCCTCGGCACCGGGCTGCGCCGCCTGCCGCGCGATCAGGTGATCATCTCGACCAAGGTCGGCCGCGTCATGGACCCGTGGCGCCCATCATCGGCTCCTGTATCATCGGGCGCCGCCAAGGAAGTGGCGGCACCTGGCTTTGCCGGCGGCCTGCCGCATCGCGCGCAGTTCGACTATTCCTATGACGGCACGCTGCGGTCGCTCGAGCAATCCTTGCTGCGCCTGGGGACTGACCATGTCGAGATCGTCCTTGTCCATGATATCGACATATGGACCCACGGGGCCGATGCCATCGAGGGGCGGGTCGCGGAGGTGATGCAGGGGGCCTATCCGGCCTTGAGGCGACTGCGTGACGAAGGCGTCGTGCGCGCGATCGGCATCGGCGTCAACGAGGCGGACATGTGCGAGCGCTTCGTGCGCATGGCCGATATCGACTGCGTGCTGCTGGCCGGGCGCTACTCACTGCTGGAACAGCCCGCCTTGGAGAGCTTCCTGCCGCTGGCGCTGGAGCGCAAGGTCGGCGTGATGCTGGGCGGCGTGTTCAATTCGGGCATTCTCGCCACCGGCGCTGTTCCCGGCGCGCGCTATAATTATAAGCCCGCGCCGCAGCCTATCATGGACCGCGTGGCGGCGATCGAGGCCACCTGCAAGGTGCATGGTGTCCCGCTGGCCAAGGCAGCGATGCAATTCGCGCTCGGGCATCCTGCGGTCGCGACGCTCATTCTCGGCGGCGTCGCGCCGGGCGAGGTGCGCGCCAATATCGCGGCCTTCGCCACGCCTGTGCCGGCGGCTCTCTGGGCCGATCTCAAGCAGAAAGGCCTGCTGCAACCCGAGGCGCCGGTGCCGGCATGA
- a CDS encoding D-ribose pyranase, which yields MLKGLDPLLTPDLLWVLAAMGHGDDIAIVDANFPAEAVARATASGKLVRLPALTLARAVEAVLSVLPIDDFVSDPVRRMEIVGDRDTVPAIQQEVQRVVDAAAGRPLPAEGIERFAFYDAARKAFAVVQVGDLRPYGCFLVRKGVILAE from the coding sequence ATGCTCAAGGGCCTTGATCCGCTGCTGACGCCGGATCTCCTGTGGGTTCTCGCCGCTATGGGGCATGGTGATGACATCGCCATTGTCGATGCCAATTTCCCCGCGGAGGCGGTGGCCCGTGCAACGGCGTCGGGTAAGCTCGTACGCCTGCCGGCGTTGACCCTGGCCCGGGCCGTGGAGGCCGTCCTATCGGTCCTGCCGATCGACGATTTCGTGTCCGATCCCGTCCGCCGCATGGAAATCGTTGGCGATCGCGACACCGTCCCCGCCATCCAGCAGGAGGTCCAGCGCGTGGTCGACGCCGCCGCGGGACGGCCATTGCCGGCCGAGGGGATCGAGCGCTTCGCGTTCTACGACGCCGCACGAAAGGCCTTCGCCGTGGTCCAGGTCGGAGACCTCCGGCCCTATGGGTGTTTTCTCGTTCGCAAGGGCGTGATCCTGGCGGAATAG